In Euphorbia lathyris chromosome 10, ddEupLath1.1, whole genome shotgun sequence, a single genomic region encodes these proteins:
- the LOC136209171 gene encoding dnaJ protein P58IPK homolog, which produces MRMDMGMLRLCSAVDGAAWRGWAYTVFLLNFVVVCQLLLLQPLVSSADGKAGNAAELFEKVEQSVKVKRYSEALDDLNAAIEADPTLSEAYFRRASILRRICRYDESEKSYNKFLELKPKHKVAEKELSQLHQAQSALDSAFSLFDSGDYKKSLEYVEKVVLVFSPACSKAKFLKVRLLVATKDYSGAISETGFILKEDESNLEALLLRGRAYYYLADHDVASKHFQKGLRLDPEHSELKKAYFALKNLLKKTKSAEDNASKGKLRVAVEDYKAALAMDPDHLAYNVHLHLGLCKLLVQLGRGKDALSSCTEALNIDGELLEALVQRGEAKLLTEDWEGAVEDLKSAAQQSPQDGNIREVLMRAEKALKMSKRKDWYKILGISKTTSIAEIKRAYKKLALQWHPDKNVENREEAENKFREIAAAYEVLGDDEKRSRFDRGEDIEEMGMGGGGNPFTHGGQQFTFHFDGGFPGGGGDGGFQFHF; this is translated from the exons ATGAGGATGGATATGGGTATGTTAAGACTCTGCTCGGCGGTGGACGGGGCGGCATGGAGAGGATGGGCTTACACAGTATTTTTACTTAATTTTGTGGTTGTTTGCCAGCTCTTACTTCTGCAGCCTCTGGTTTCTTCTGCAG ACGGTAAAGCGGGGAATGCTGCTGAGTTATTTGAAAAGGTGGAGCAGAGTGTAAAGGTGAAGCGTTATAGCGAGGCGCTTGATGATCTTAATGCAGCCATTGAGGCAGATCCTACACTTTCTGAAGCATATTTTCGTAGAGCTTCCATTCTTCGTCGGATATGCAG ATACGATGAATCAGAAAAGAGTTACAATAAATTTCTGGAGCTAAAACCAAAACACAAAGTGGCCGAGAAGGAGCTTTCTCAATTACATCAGGCTCAGAGTGCTCTTGACTCGGCGTTTTCACTCTTTGATTCAGGCGACTACAAGAAATCTTTGGAATATGTCGAAAAAGTTGTTCTTGTTTTTTCTCCAGCATGCTCGAAG GCCAAATTCCTAAAAGTGAGATTGTTGGTGGCAACCAAAGACTATTCTGGTGCAATCTCTGAAACAGGATTTATTCTCAAGGAAGATGAAAGTAATTTAGAGGCACTGTTGCTCCGTGGGCGCGCCTACTACTATTTAGCAGATCATGATGTTGCTTCAAA ACATTTTCAGAAAGGTCTCCGTCTTGATCCAGAGCACAGTGAGCTAAAGAAAGCATATTTTGCATTAAAGAATTTACTGAAGAAGACTAAAAGT GCAGAAGATAATGCAAGTAAGGGCAAGCTGCGTGTTGCAGTAGAGGACTACAAAGCTGCCCTTGCAATGGATCCTGATCATCTTGCGTATAATGTCCATCTTCATCTAGGCTTGTGTAAATTATTGGTCCAGCTTGGCAGGGGCAAAGATGCTCTGAGTAGCTGTACTGAAGCACTTAACATTGATGGCGAGCTTCTTGAAGCCCTAGTTCAG AGAGGCGAGGCTAAACTGTTAACGGAGGACTGGGAAGGTGCTGTGGAAGACCTAAAATCAGCAGCTCAGCAATCACCTCAG GATGGAAATATCCGGGAAGTATTGATGCGGGCAGAGAAAGCATTAAAGATGAGCAAACGAAAAGACTGGTACAAAATCTTAGGAATATCAAAAACTACCTCTATAGCTGAGATCAAGCGAGCCTATAAGAAACTAGCTTTGCAATGGCATCCAGATAAGAATGTTGAAAATAGAGAGGAAGCAGAGAATAAATTCCGAGAAATTGCTGCAGCTTATGAG GTTCTTGGCGATGACGAAAAACGTTCAAGGTTCGACAGAGGAGAAGACATAGAAGAAATGGGAATGGGCGGCGGGGGTAACCCTTTCACTCATGGAGGACAACAATTCACATTTCATTTTGATGGAGGCTTTCCCGGTGGTGGTGGTGACGGAGGTTTTCAGTTTCATTTTTGA